A section of the Engystomops pustulosus chromosome 3, aEngPut4.maternal, whole genome shotgun sequence genome encodes:
- the SLC35F6 gene encoding solute carrier family 35 member F6, translated as MAWTSYQLILAGMMLVTGSINTLSAKWADNFEAKGCKGSQSHQFQHPFLQAVGMFLGELSCLAVFYILVFKDRRSPEPTLAPSQPFSSLLFLPPAICDMTGTSIMYVALNMTSASSFQMLRGAVIIFTGLLSVAFLGRKLENSQWVGIFVTIAGLVIVGLADLLSGHGSGRNLSDVITGDLLIIMAQIIVAIQMVLEEKFVYKHNVHPLRAVGTEGLFGFCILTLLLIPFYYIPAGDFSSSDRGVLEDSLDAFCQMGNQPLIILALLGNISSIAFFNFAGISVTKEISATTRMVLDSLRTVVIWVVSLAVGWEKFHALQILGFIILLLGTGLYNGLHKPLMCRRCRGESEETQGLLQGERTPINADC; from the exons AGGATGTAAAGGATCGCAGTCCCATCAGTTCCAGCACCCGTTCCTGCAG GCGGTGGGCATGTTCCTGGGTGAGCTCTCCTGTCTGGCCGTCTTCTACATCCTGGTATTCAAGGACCGCCGATCCCCGGAGCCCACCCTGGCGCCATCGCAGCCCTTCAGCTCCCTGCTCTTCCTTCCTCCGGCGATCTGTGACATGACGGGCACCAGCATCATGTATGTAG CTCTGAACATGACCAGCGCCTCCAGCTTCCAGATGTTACGAGGAGCCGTCATCATCTTCACTGGACTCCTATCCGTCGCCTTCCtggggaggaaactggagaacaGCCAATGGGTCGGGATATTTGTCACCATCGCAGGACTGGTCATCGTAGGACTGGCAGATCTGCTGAGCGGTCATGGGAGCGGGAGGAATCTCAGTGATGTCATAACAG GAGATCTCCTGATCATTATGGCCCAGATTATTGTCGCCATCCAAATGGTCTTGGAAGAGAAATTTGTCTACAAACACAACGTGCACCCGCTGCGGGCAGTGGGCACCGAGG GTCTTTTTGGATTTTGCATCCTCACGTTACTGCTGATCCCCTTCTACTACATCCCGGCCGGAGATTTTAGCAGCAGTGACCGCGGGGTCCTAGAAGATTCTTTGGACGCTTTTTGCCAGATGGGGAACCAACCTCTCATTATTTTAGCTCTACTGGGTAACATCAGTAGCATCGCCTTCTTCAACTTCGCCGGCATCAGCGTCACAAAAGAAATCAGTGCCACCACTCGTATGGTCCTGGACAGCCTCCGCACTGTGGTCATCTGGGTGGTCAGCCTGGCCGTGGGGTGGGAGAAGTTTCATGCCCTGCAGATCCTTGGCTTCATCATTCTCTTGTTAGGGACTGGACTCTACAATGGGTTACACAAACCATTAATGTGTAGACGTTGCAGAGGGGAGAGCGAGGAGACACAAGGTCTTCTACAAGGAGAACGGACACCCATCAACGCAGACTGCTAA